Genomic segment of Saprospira sp. CCB-QB6:
AAATTATGGGCCTAAATGCGCTAGAAGAGACCGTAGTAGAACATATCAATAAAGAGGAACCTCAAATTTTGCATCTGGCGACTCATGGCTATTTTTTCCCTGCCAAAAAGCTAGAAACCGATTTGCGGAAAGCCTTGGCCCAAAAACAAAAGGAAAAAACTTTTGAAGAGCGGCTGGCCGAAATTGAAAACCCACTTTTTCGCTCTGGTTTGGCCCTAACCAATATCAATTATGTCTGGAAAGGGCGAGCGCCTATCGAAGGCCTAGCCGATGGTATTTTTAGTGCCTATGAGGTGTCTAACCTCAACTTGTTCCAAACAGAATTGGTGGTCCTTTCGGCCTGTGAAACAGGCCGAGGCGATATTGATAATAATGAAGGGATTATGGGCCTTCAACGAGCATTTAAGATGGCGGGGGCGCAACGCCTTGTCATTAGCCTTTGGAAGGTGCCCGATGCGCAGACCTCGGAGCTGATGCAGCGCTTTTATCGTCATTATTTATCTTTGGGCGATTACCATAAAGCCTTCCGTTTGGCCCAAGACGAAATGCGGAAGCAGTATCGAAATCCCTATTATTGGGCCGCCTTCATTTTACTCGAGTAATTACTTTTGGGGCCAAAAATCAATGCTTTGGCCCAGCCTATTTGGCCTAGCGCTGCGGAGCGGGTGGCCCGAAGGGCCAGACCCAGGCGGCAAAGCCGCCGCAGGGCCGAACAGACTTGTGAGCCCCGCAGCATAGCGGCGGCCGAGCTAGCCAAAGGCTAGCCAGCCGCAGGCCCCAAAACCATTTCCAAAACAAACATTCATTATATCTAATCGTATTCGTATGAAAACTTATCTCCATTATTTTGCAGCTTTACTGCTTATTTTTACCCTAAGCCCTTCCCTAGAGGCCCAGATGATTCACGATGCCCGAAAAATTCGGGAGATGGTAGATGAAGATGGGAATTTGCTGCTGACTAAATCAACTCAATCGGAATTGATTAAATTGCTGGCTTATAACTTGGAGCGCCCTTTGGCCAAATCGGCTAGTCAAACCGATGTATTAGAAGCCTATGAAGATAATCCATTTATTGCGCCTTATTTGGATTTGGTGATGGCGGAAGACCGAGGCGTAGAGGGCGATGGACAGCGGGCTATTGGCGATTTGGCCGGGGCCGCTAGTGGTTTGGGCATGCCTGGTTCTACTTTTATTATGGGCTTGACCGATTTCTTGGTCAATCGCACCAAACAAGAATTGACAATTGCCTTTTTTAAGGATTTTCAGAAAAAAGTGGAGGAATCAGAGGAAATGCGCTACCTCTTTCCCACTACTTCGGCCGTTTTGCTCCAAATCGATAAGGATATTTATCGCTTCAATGCTTTTTGGGAGGTTTTGAGAGAAAGCTTTTTGACTGATCTCAATGATTTGGGCTATCATTTAGATGATTTTGTACAGAATTCTTCTCGCATCAAGAGCCCCATGCAACGCCACATGATGAGCGACTTTTTTAAGGTGGGGGAACTCTTGCAAGAGCAGACACCACCCGCTCAAATTGTCAGCTATATGGCAGAAGATGCCTATCTGCATGTGCTTACGCCCGAAGACGATAGTGCCGCTTTTGTGCCTGTGATGCAGCGCAACCTCAAATTGTTGGGCTTGTTTTCTAAGGCTTTAGAACAAAAGGACCAATCGGGCTATTGGGTGACGCCCAATGAGGTGGTGGACCTCGTTCGAGATACTACCTTTAATGATATTTTCTTTGGCTTGCTCTACCAAAAAGGAAAAACGTACCAATTGGAGGAGGAAAAAACATTGGGCGAAAGCCTGCTAGAGCTGCGCGGCGATAATCTCAAGATGCGCGCCCTCGTCAATAACCTCAAACGCTTTGTCGATGAGGGCAAAAATGTGCAACGCATTGCCAAAGACATCCGCGCCAGAAAAAATGCCCGCCGCCGAGCCAAAGGAGGCGCTACCCTAGACGAAAGCGAGAAGGAATTGGAGTTTGACGACTATTACCATTTTACTCAAGGGGTCTCGAATATGCTGCTCGAAGGCTATAACTTTAAGAAGCAGTTGGTGGGCGCAACGACGGAGCAAGATAGTATTGTAGACCGTTATTTGGGCATTGTGGGCGACCTCAATACGCTCGGCCTCAATATCCGCAAAAAGCATTATACTTCTGCCGTAATCAATACTTTAGTCATTATTGAAAAGTTGTTGCCCCAAGATGATTATGCTTGCGAGCGCAAAAACTTGATGAAATACGGCAGCTTTATCGCTACGGCCGTACAAGCCAAATCCTCTAAAGAAGTCAGTCAGGCCATTTCGGCTTTTGCCTTGCCTCCCGGCGGCTCTGCCATCAAAAAATACTCTCGTTTTAGCGTTTCTATCAATGCTTATGTAGGGCTTTCGGCTGGACAAGAGCACTTAAACGGCATCGGTAGCAGCAGTTTTTATTCTTTGGCCACGCCTATTGGGGTCAGCTTCAACTGGGGCTTCAAAAGTGCGGGCTCAATCAGTATTTTGGCTTCTGCTATTGATCTAGGCGCCCTGACCACTTTCCGCTTTGAGGCCGAAGGAGAAGATAATGTGAGCGAATTGCCCGAGCTGAAAATGGAGAATGTTTTTGCACCAGGCGCTTATTTGGTTTATGGTGTGCCCAAATATCCCTTGGCCATTGGCGTTGGCGCCCAACTGGGGCCCAACCTCAGAGAGGTAACCAATGCTAGCCTAAATATCGATAAAACTAGCGGTTGGCGCTGGGGCGCATTCATCGCAGTCGATATTCCCATTGTGAGCCTTTATAGCTCCAACAAATACTACAAAAAATGCTGCAAAAGCTGTAATCAGTAGATAAATTAAAGAGAAGTGCTTCAACAAGTGCTTCTCTTTTTTTTGGGGCCCGCGGCCGCCCTGATTAGCGGGGCGGCCGCCGCTATGCTGCGGGGCTCGCTATTCGCTCGGCCCTTCGCCAGCAAGCTGGCTCGGTCTGGCCTTCGGCCACCCACTCCGCAGCGCTGGGCCATGGCTCGCTGCGCTCGCAGGCGGCTTCGCCGCCTTCTTGGACCAAAAAGGACATAAAATAGCCGAATAAAGGCCTTAAACTATGGGCTAGTTCTTTAACTTTGCGGACAATTTGATGTTCAAATCAAAAAATAACCGATCAGATGAAAAAGATGTCTAAAATATGGGCTGTAGCAAGCCTTTCATTAACCTTACTATTAACAGCTTGCTTTGCCATTGAACATGGCGAAGGTTTTCAGCAAATTGCCCCTGGCGGCTGGCGAGCAGTTTTCATGTTTGGCGAAGGCGAAGATGCAGAACGCATTCCTGTGCTTTTTAACTCAATTAGCAGTAAGGAGGTAGAAAAGCCTCGTTTGTTATTCTATAATGGCGACGATAGTGTCTATTCGGATAGCCTTCGTTTTTGGGGCGATACGCTTTTTGTGTACTTTCAGGGGACCGAAAACTACTTGCAGCTCATTCGAGAAGTAGACTTGATGGAGGGCAATTATATGGTCAAAGGAGCTGCCGCTAAAGGAGCCGATTTGCCCATTAAACTCTATGCAAAGTTTAGCCGCCCCCATCGCTTTAAAGACTTACACATGTCGCCAGATCATGATATTAATGGCAATTGGGCACTAGATATTTTAGATAAAGATGAAAACCTTATTCCTGGCCAGCTTCGCCTAAAAACAGATCAAAATACAGTTTATGCCGAATTTAAATCGGCTATTAGCGAAACGCCTATCTACCTAGAAGGAACTATCCAAAAGGATCAACTTAGACTCTCTGCTTTTACTGGTAAAGAGTTAGTCTATATCGCAGCCGACTTGAGAGATGCGACTACCTTAGGTCGGGCCAAAATTCGCTACAACCAGTTTGAATACGCTTGCTCAGCTAAAAAAATTAAGGAATAATGTTGCTATTTGCCTTACTCGGAAGCCTACTTTTAGTGGGATTGGGCAGCTATTTTTTATTGGCCTACTGGAATAAAAGACAAGAGCGGGCCATGCAAATTCAATGGCAATTTCTTTTAGATGAATATCAGGCCCAAAGTATAGAAGCTGAACAAGATGAGGCCTTTTTTCGTCTGGCCGCAAAAGGCGAACTCGCAGGCTTCCCGCTCTATATGGAACAATACAGCCGCAGCGCTATTAAAGCCGATAATTATCAGTTTTGTATAGAATTGACGCTCCCCCAAAGCTTCCCTAAAACCTATTTGGGCCAAGAAACTTTACTCAGCCAAATCCAATCGGAAATGGGCTGGATAGATATCCAAATTGGGGAAGCCAAACTTGATGAGCATTTTTTGCTCCGCTCAGAAGAAGAGGCTTTTATCCATAAGTTACTAGATGAAGAACTCATTCATCAACTCCTGCGCTTAGAACGCCATTGGAAGGGGCATTTTGAATGGGAGGAAAATAGGATTCGCTTTGAGGCCTCTGCCGTTTTATTGGATGCCAATGACCTGAAATGGGCTAAATCTATGTTGAAACTCATGACTTTATTGGCCCAAAAGACTTTGTTATAGCCCAAATCTATCTTTTTGTCGAATAAAAAGGAATTATCTGTTGATCAGAAGGAAAGCTTAAGGCCATGGCAATATTTTTGAAGAAAATGTTAAGAAATTTGCCCACTGACTAAGCAATTAAGAATAGTTCTACGTTATAGCAATATACCTACAATTGTAGCGCTTATTTTTTATACCTTAGCTGCTCAACTCATTACATCTATGAAGTATATATATGGACCTTTAGTCCTCCTCTTATTCTGTCTGTATAGCTGCCAGCCAGAATTGAATGATGCAGCGGCGCTCAGCCAAATTCCGGCTGAACATGCAGCGCCAGAAGAGCAGCTTTCAAGGCCAGTTACTACTATGGCCGATAGCATTTCCTTGCGCCTAGAAATGAAGGAACACTCTATTGAAATTGCTATGCAAGAAGAAGAGTTGGGCCAAAAGAAATTATCGGCAGAACGTTTGGCCGCTTTGCGTGCTTGGTGGAAACAATTGCCCGAAAATGTACAGCAGCAAATTCAAAGAAAAGAAGTAGAATTAGAGCTGGTCACTCAACTTAGTTCTACCGATGAGGCCAAGATGCAGCCCGAACAAACGGATCCGCAAATTGAGCAAACAGGAGAGGCCCTAGAAGAAATTATTGGCAGCAGTCCAGATATGACCTTTCGAGTAAATACTACTTTGCTCAATAAAACAGCAGAAGTGGCCAGCACAGAAGGCTCGACCTCCATTCATATTCTGAAGAAAGTAGCTACAGATTTGAAAAGCTTTGACCATGAAATCCATTTGTTGAGCAGCAATATTCGTCAAACTAATTTGCAGAGTATGCAACAATGGTGGATGTCTTTGCCCGAAGACTTGCAGCTAAAAATTCAACAAGGAGATTTGCGTGTGGATCTTAGTGCAGTAGCTTTGGACCGTGGAGTAGAAGCCGCAGAACTGCTAGGAGAGAAATCACACCAACAGGCGCTTTTAATGGGAGATTTATTGCAACAAATTGTGGGCTATTACCACCAAGATGGACAAAATTATCCCTTGGGCCGCATTCGCACCCAAGCCCTTATTGAGCCTTATCAAGAAGAGATGAAGCTAGACGAAAATGTGAATACACTTATTCGCCTACAATTGCGCCCAGCGCATGAATTGCCTGCGGGGCCAATTTAATCCCCAGGCGCACTAAACGCAAAGCGAGCTCAGCCATTTGGCTGAGCTCGCTTTTTTTGTGGCCCAGCGCTGTGGAGCAGGGCGGCGCAGCCGCAGACCAAGGCGCTTTAGCGCCGCAGGGCCGAGCGACTAGCGAGCTGCGCAACATAGCGCCGCAGCTTGCTGCGGGGGCCCCAAATCTTTAATAAATTATTTTGCCTCGAACCAAAGAGGACTTTCATCAAAGCGTTGGCCGTTGTAGTTGAAGCAAATTTCTTGGCCTGGCTCAATATCCTCGCCCGCATAAACATCAATAGATTGGCCATCTTTGTTCATTTGATAATAGGCGTTGGGCTGATAAGAATGATTGTATAAAGAGCCGTAACCAAGGGCAATAGCAGCCTGTTTGCCCTGATCGTCCCAGAGGAAATAGTAGTCGTGCAAAAAGGTTTGATGAATCTTTTCTCGATCTTCATTGGAGAGGACCAGCACGGGGCAGATCTCAATAAGGGTATCTTTGGGAATATAATCGGCGGTAAAAACGCCGCGGCCGCCCTTGGGGCTATCTTTAAAATAGATAAAGTCTAATCGTTGCATCTTAATCGGCTTGATTTGGTCCAGAACTAATGCGGCTAGCTCGCAAGGCTGGCAAATAAGCGGCTCCAGTTCCTATAATTAAAACAGTAATAATGACAATCAGAAAGTCGCTTAGGCGCATGCTCACGGGATAGGATTGCACCACAAAGTTGCTGCCGGCCCCTTCTAGGGCCACCAAGCCAAATTCTTGCTGCAAAATGCAAAGCAAAACGGCCATTAGGCAGCCACCAACAAGGCCAAAGGCAGAGAGCAAAAATCCCTCGGCCAAAAAGATGTTGCGCAAAAGCGATTTTTGGGCGCCCATGGCTTGTAAGTGGGCTATGTCGGCCTTTTTTTCAAGGACCAGCATCCAAAGCGCTCCCACCATATTAAAGGCAACCAAAACCAGGGTGAAGGCAAAAATCAGAAAGCCCACCCATTTTTCCATATTGGTAATTTTATAAAAGGCCTCGTCTTGCTCGTAGCGGTTTTGGACCTTAAAATTGGGCCCCATGATTTCCTGAACGGCCGCTTGAACGGCCTGTTCATTGGCGCCAGGCCGCAAACGCAGCTCCAAAGCCGAGATTTCTCCTGCCTTATAAGCCAATAAATCTTGGACAAAAGCTAGGGGCAAAATGGCCATATTATCATAGTCAATCTGCCGAACCGCATAAATAGCCCCTGGATAAAAGTTCCGCTTGCGAAAAGGCTCTCCCGTTGTGGCCGTATACTTTTTGAGCTCTCTTTTGGGCATGAAAATCTTTACGGGCCGATCGCGCAGTGCCCGAACCCCTAAAGTATGCTCCAAAGTAGCGCCTAGCAAGCCCACGGGCTGGCTATCATCGGCAAAGTCTTTGGGCAAAGGCCGCTTGCCCCGCTCAATGCAGGTGTCCAAGCTCAAGACCTCCCAAAAACTAGGGTCTACCCCTTTTAGACTGCCCAAATTTTGCCGGCCCTCATACTCAAAAAGGGCAATTTCTTCTAAGGTCTGACTGAGGGCCAAAATGTCGGGATGATCTTGCAAACGCAAAATTTGCTCTTCTTCAGGCTGAAAGACTTTGCCCTCTATGGGCGAAACCAACAGCTCGGGTTTGAAGCTATTCATCAGGCTTTGAAGCAATTCTTCAAAGCCGTTAAAGACCGACATAATGACCAATAGGGCCATGCTCCCCAGGCCAATCCCGAAAACCGAGATGGCAGAGATCAAATGAATGGCATTGGTCGATTTCTTAGAAAAAATATAGCGCAGGGCAATCCAAAAGGCTAAACGCATAATAAGTTGGGGAATTTAGTCCTCTTCACGGTCCTGCTGCGCATCTTTCATCGAGCGCATTACATTCTTTTCTCCATTGATTTTCTGAAAGAGCTTATCGATCTCTTCCACCTGGTCCAAGGTGTCATCAATAAAAAACTTGAGGCGAGGAATGCGGCGCACCTGCTTGCGAATGCGCTTGCCCAATTCGGTCCGCAAACGCACCAAATTTTCCCACATTTCCTTAATGACTTCCTGCTTGTATACGCTATTGTACACGCTGAGATAAACGTAAGCAATGCCCATATCAGAGCTCATGCGCACTCGGGTAACGGTTACCAAAGCATCGCCATAAATGAGGCGGCCTTCATTTTGGAGGACCACAGAAAATTCTCGTTGAATCATAGCAGCTACTTGCCGCTGTTTTATCGTTTGCTGTTCCATTTCTATTCTTAAATTATTCTGGTTTTGGGGCCTGCGGCCAGTTCGGCCTTTGGCCTCAGTTGGCCGCCGCTATGTTGCGCAGCTCGCTAGTCGCTCGGCCCTGCGGCGCTAAAGCGCCTTGGTCTGGCCTATCGGCCACCCCTGCACAGCGCTAGGCCAATAAACGCCTAGCCAATTGGCCAAACGCAAAGGTAAAAAAGAGCGAGCAGCTTTTTTAATTTTATCCTTCAGAAGCTTAAAGCCCCAAAAGCCTAAAAAAGGTTCAAAACGCCTTGTTCTGAACCCCTAGTTTTGCGGCCGAAGCCCTTTATTGGACCTGAAAAAAGGCCGTAGATCGGCTGAGCGCTGCGGAGCGGGTGGCCCGAAGGGCCAGACCAAAGGCAGGCTTTGCCTGCCTGCAGGGCCGAGCAGAACTGCGAGCCCCGCAGCATAGCGACCCGCCCAAGAACTCATGAGGGTTTTAACCCTCATTTTGTATAAGTTCGCAAAGCGATACCGCTTTGCGCTGGGTTTCAACCCGGCGGAAGGGGCAGCCCCAAATTTCCTTAATACTGACGAGCATTTTTAAGGCAGCATTGTTTATACTTTTTGCCACTGCCGCAGGGACAAGGGGCATTGCGGCCCAGTTTGCGCCCATTATAGCCAATCATGGCTTGGGCCGCTAGGCGAAAATGCTGTTTGGTATCTTGTTGGAAAATCTTTTGCATCAGTTCGTAAAGCTCTGGCTCTCTTTTTTGCATAACTTCGGGCCGCTCAAAGAAATATTCGCTGGCCACAGCAAAAAATTCCACCTTGTTGGTGGCCCCATAAGGATTCATATTCGATTTGCCCGCCTTGATGTTCTCAATTTCTTTGTGCATGACCTCTAGCCAAGGCTCCAAATATTGATTTTGCAAAAAGACCTCGGGCACCCCATCGTAGTTGCCATCGGCGGCATCCAACAAATGAGCAAACTCATGAATGCCCACATTGAGCTTATCGCCAGAATTTTGGAAGCCAGAAATTAAGGCCGGCTTAGAGAGAATCATCATGCCCTCCATCACACCCGTGCCTACCATGCCCCAAACGGAGCGGCCATGGCCTTCGGTGCGAAAATCTCTATCAAAAGCGCCTGGATAAATGAGGATTTCGCCTAGGTTTTCATATTCCCAATCGGGAAAGCTAAAAACGGGAATTTCGGCACTGGCGGCGGCTAGGACCAAAGTGAGGTCATCCACCTCTGTTTTGACC
This window contains:
- a CDS encoding redoxin translates to MKKMSKIWAVASLSLTLLLTACFAIEHGEGFQQIAPGGWRAVFMFGEGEDAERIPVLFNSISSKEVEKPRLLFYNGDDSVYSDSLRFWGDTLFVYFQGTENYLQLIREVDLMEGNYMVKGAAAKGADLPIKLYAKFSRPHRFKDLHMSPDHDINGNWALDILDKDENLIPGQLRLKTDQNTVYAEFKSAISETPIYLEGTIQKDQLRLSAFTGKELVYIAADLRDATTLGRAKIRYNQFEYACSAKKIKE
- a CDS encoding SET domain-containing protein, yielding MQRLDFIYFKDSPKGGRGVFTADYIPKDTLIEICPVLVLSNEDREKIHQTFLHDYYFLWDDQGKQAAIALGYGSLYNHSYQPNAYYQMNKDGQSIDVYAGEDIEPGQEICFNYNGQRFDESPLWFEAK
- the rbfA gene encoding 30S ribosome-binding factor RbfA, whose translation is MEQQTIKQRQVAAMIQREFSVVLQNEGRLIYGDALVTVTRVRMSSDMGIAYVYLSVYNSVYKQEVIKEMWENLVRLRTELGKRIRKQVRRIPRLKFFIDDTLDQVEEIDKLFQKINGEKNVMRSMKDAQQDREED
- a CDS encoding zinc-dependent peptidase, with the protein product MLLSAKKVRLNQLLSLAIVLIISATFHLFTFVSAVTPELLIILVLTNFVVSYNIYSILTKKYRERQKLENTPFPEKWREILEEYVAFYRALSETDKRRFETEIQIFLHETRVTGVKTEVDDLTLVLAAASAEIPVFSFPDWEYENLGEILIYPGAFDRDFRTEGHGRSVWGMVGTGVMEGMMILSKPALISGFQNSGDKLNVGIHEFAHLLDAADGNYDGVPEVFLQNQYLEPWLEVMHKEIENIKAGKSNMNPYGATNKVEFFAVASEYFFERPEVMQKREPELYELMQKIFQQDTKQHFRLAAQAMIGYNGRKLGRNAPCPCGSGKKYKQCCLKNARQY
- a CDS encoding ABC transporter permease: MRLAFWIALRYIFSKKSTNAIHLISAISVFGIGLGSMALLVIMSVFNGFEELLQSLMNSFKPELLVSPIEGKVFQPEEEQILRLQDHPDILALSQTLEEIALFEYEGRQNLGSLKGVDPSFWEVLSLDTCIERGKRPLPKDFADDSQPVGLLGATLEHTLGVRALRDRPVKIFMPKRELKKYTATTGEPFRKRNFYPGAIYAVRQIDYDNMAILPLAFVQDLLAYKAGEISALELRLRPGANEQAVQAAVQEIMGPNFKVQNRYEQDEAFYKITNMEKWVGFLIFAFTLVLVAFNMVGALWMLVLEKKADIAHLQAMGAQKSLLRNIFLAEGFLLSAFGLVGGCLMAVLLCILQQEFGLVALEGAGSNFVVQSYPVSMRLSDFLIVIITVLIIGTGAAYLPALRASRISSGPNQAD